In Yarrowia lipolytica chromosome 1F, complete sequence, a genomic segment contains:
- a CDS encoding uncharacterized protein (Compare to YALI0F20922g, weakly similar to uniprot|P38731 Saccharomyces cerevisiae YHL040c ARN1 ferrichrome-type siderophore transporter), whose amino-acid sequence MQSFKHYLQVVFNPQVERAHDEDDTNVTDGVKEMEHLNKIFSKTELVFAWCSLLLVSVCIALESQTVNVYSTFATSHFNELSLLSALAVVKSVMYTASRPTVAKLADVLGRFEALVISVVFFTVGFIMLAACQNIGTYFAAHIFYVSGQVGIQFMEQVFAADTSSLKNRMFFVSLPNFAYLFAPWIAAPITNAITKHSTWRWGYGMWCIVMPVVAIPVCGIMLRLKFKARRLGLEYGKSVRNFKETMRQFDFIGLILFTGGLTLLFLAVTLATGPKSWSQAHILAMIVIGPILLVVFPFWEMVPKYPFMPFYIIKNRTMFTCCFLICCYSIAYFLYGTYYMPWLMVCKNLSVTAATNTSVCFVVASTVSSFVGAAYTKLTNKVKPVVCAGAAIYLLGLGLTYHYRQPHHHLGQFIVAQCVEGVGSGMMQMPMLVMLQSVVSHKNVVSSTAIYLSIMTVGTIIGEAIAGSMYRQSYPKQLAIFAPFLTPAQNHLVANNIGAALKYKWQTPERMMIVTAFNDVYRRMLYPPIIVASFIFVGTLTLPDVNVSLMDDAQNNTDGENAMPHIKGDSESESMDDGMGVHHDSEDIEALAGTTSSEEASFGAEEEKKI is encoded by the coding sequence ATGCAGAGCTTCAAGCACTACCTACAAGTCGTATTCAACCCTCAGGTGGAGAGAGCCcacgacgaagacgacacCAACGTCACTGACGGtgtcaaggagatggagcacCTGAACAAAATCTTCTCCAAGACGGAGTTGGTCTTTGCATGGTGTTCACTCCTGTTAGTTTCTGTTTGCATTGCTCTTGAATCTCAGACTGTTAACGTCTACTCGACCTTCGCTACTTCACATTTCAACGAgctttctcttctttcaGCACTGGCAGTTGTCAAGTCTGTCATGTACACCGCCTCGCGACCCACTGTCGCCAAACTTGCAGATGTTCTAGGTCGATTTGAGGCTCTTGTTATTTCTGTGGTGTTCTTCACAGTTGGGTTTATCATGTTAGCAGCCTGTCAGAACATTGGAACATATTTTGCCGCTCATATCTTCTACGTCTCGGGCCAAGTAGGCATCCAGTTCATGGAGCAAGTGTTCGCGGCAGACACTTCAAGCCTTAAGAACCGAATGTTCTTCGTTTCGCTTCCCAACTTTGCGTATCTCTTCGCCCCATGGATCGCTGCTCCTATTACAAACGCCATCACCAAGCATTCCACTTGGAGATGGGGTTACGGAATGTGGTGCATTGTTATGCCAGTTGTGGCCATTCCTGTCTGTGGTATCATGCTACGGCTGAAGTTCAAGGCCCGAAGGCTGGGTCTCGAATACGGAAAGTCGGTGCGAAACTTCAAAGAGACCATGCGACAGTTTGACTTCATCGGTTTGATTCTCTTCACTGGAGGTCTGACTCTTTTGTTCTTAGCCGTCACACTTGCTACGGGTCCCAAGTCCTGGTCCCAGGCACACATTCTTGCCATGATTGTCATTGGACCTATTCTCTTGGTGGTTTTCCCATTCTGGGAAATGGTTCCCAAGTACCCCTTCATGCCCTTCTacatcatcaagaacagAACCATGTTCACCTGCTGCTTCCTCATCTGTTGCTACTCTATTGCATACTTCCTTTACGGAACCTATTACATGCCCTGGCTTATGGTGTGTAAGAACTTGTCCGTCACTGCTGCCACCAACACTTCTGTATGTTTTGTTGTCGCTTCCACTGTCTCCTCCTTTGTGGGAGCTGCCTACACAAAGCTCACAAACAAGGTCAAGCCAGTTGTTTGTGCTGGTGCAGCCATCTACCTGCTTGGTCTCGGTCTGACATACCACTACCGACAACCTCACCATCATCTTGGCCAGTTTATCGTTGCCCAGTGTGTGGAGGGTGTAGGATCGGGCATGATGCAGATGCCCATGCTTGTCATGCTCCAGTCTGTGGTGTCCCATAAGAATGTGGTTTCTTCCACAGCCATCTACCTGTCCATCATGACGGTTGGAACCATTATCGGGGAAGCTATTGCCGGCTCTATGTACCGACAATCCTACCCCAAACAGCTGGCCATTTTCGCCCCCTTCCTAACCCCTGCTCAGAACCATCTGGTTGCAAACAACATTGGAGCTGCTCTCAAATACAAATGGCAGACACCAGAGCGAATGATGATTGTTACGGCCTTTAATGACGTCTACCGACGAATGCTATACCCGCCTATTATTGTGGCTTCCTTCATCTTCGTTGGAACCCTGACTCTTCCTGACGTCAATGTCAGCCTGATGGATGATGCCCAGAACAACACCGACGGTGAGAATGCTATGCCTCACATCAAGGGAGACTCGGAATCCGAGTCTATGGACGATGGCATGGGCGTCCACCATGATTCTGAAGACATCGAAGCCCTTGCAGGAACCACTTCCTCCGAGGAGGCCTCCTTCGGtgctgaagaagagaaaaagatCTAA
- a CDS encoding uncharacterized protein (Compare to YALI0F20944g, weakly similar to uniprot|Q03942 Saccharomyces cerevisiae YDR198c) yields MENSHVQLIEWITSNGGYISPKLEIRELPGRGRGLVVNDRVYPNERLIHLKLRQLLNYSSIHNAMVDGGHLSETEYRSMSAHQVLALFLVIQQSLGSKSDWKAFMGLLPDRKEGFLDVPLQWSKEDQDSLTPEGIVVLKKTLDTFEADYDKTKTFVAKYDSDPRDAYLWAWLCVNSRCLYFDLTLTTGKKDAQEVPDNITLAPYVDLINHSVESGPTHCQLKTSSIGFEILCGQRGYTADEEIFLCYGPRSNSVLLCEYGFTVPENPWDDVDISDALENTFLTKQHETVLREMGYYGEYTLLPDSISFRTQVAFAAIHFLQSAEPANARLLKLFVDGKLGTQRFQNTMKAGLRDILTTSAQETEAILASSAKLRSCVEILHQSRLKIIQSLLADLTSIVGAT; encoded by the coding sequence ATGGAAAACAGCCATGTGCAGTTAATAGAGTGGATCACCTCCAACGGTGGATATATCTCGCCCAAGTTGGAAATCCGAGAACTCCCTGGCCGAGGAAGAGGTCTTGTGGTAAATGATCGTGTATACCCCAATGAGCGTCTGATTCACCTAAAGCTTCGCCAGCTGCTCAATTACTCTTCGATCCATAACGCAATGGTAGACGGCGGCCACCTGTCAGAAACAGAGTACCGTAGCATGTCGGCCCATCAGGTGTTAGCTCTATTCCTTGTGATCCAGCAGAGCTTAGGGTCCAAAAGTGACTGGAAGGCTTTCATGGGGCTGTTGCCAGACAGAAAAGAAGGCTTCCTGGATGTGCCATTGCAATGGTCCAAGGAGGATCAGGACTCGCTGACTCCGGAGGGCATTGTGGTGTTGAAAAAGACACTGGACACGTTCGAGGCAGACtacgacaagaccaagacgTTTGTGGCCAAGTACGACTCGGATCCGAGAGACGCCTATCTCTGGGCATGGCTCTGTGTGAACTCTCGTTGTCTATACTTTGATCTTACGTTGACTACGGGTAAAAAAGACGCGCAGGAAGTGCCTGATAACATTACATTGGCTCCGTATGTTGATCTAATCAATCACTCGGTAGAGTCAGGACCCACCCACTGCCAACTCAAGACTAGCTCCATTGGCTTTGAGATTCTTTGCGGCCAGAGAGGATATACGGCGGACGAAGAAATCTTCTTATGCTACGGACCCCGATCAAACTCAGTGCTTTTGTGCGAGTACGGTTTCACCGTTCCTGAAAACCCATGGGATGATGTCGATATCAGCGATGCATTGGAGAacaccttcttgaccaAACAGCATGAGACTGTTCTCAGGGAGATGGGCTATTACGGCGAGTACACCCTGTTGCCAGATTCTATATCGTTCCGTACCCAGGTTGCATTTGCAGCTATCCACTTTCTCCAGTCAGCCGAACCCGCTAATGCACGACTGCTAAAGCTCTTTGTGGATGGAAAACTAGGCACACAGCGTTTCCAGAACACCATGAAGGCAGGCTTGAGGGATATTCTTACTACTTCAGCCCAGGAGACAGAGGCTATTCTTGCGTCTTCTGCCAAACTACGATCCTGTGTGGAAATTTTGCATCAGAGTCGGTTGAAGATTATCCAGTCGCTACTGGCGGACTTAACATCAATTGTCGGGGCTACTTAG
- a CDS encoding uncharacterized protein (Compare to YALI0F20966g, weakly similar to uniprot|O13844 Schizosaccharomyces pombe Putative tricarboxylate transport protein, similar to Saccharomyces cerevisiae CTP1 (YBR291C); ancestral locus Anc_2.525) codes for MSRPLNNEDSLLTATLAGVTAGLVQSSLTYPFEFMKTSLQLRRNLPGAAAWVPPDFGKVYFTGLSAVAIGAATKAVVRVSTFTAFSKFMADEDNRTTAPRVVTAGLLTGITESFIVVPFESIKTTMINRVQVAAGKPVAVPPTEIKLPEKPETAAKGPVETAPVTIKDKKRVARPTGTIKPPTVHYGQIDTSVSGLLGNIKEMYKDRGIRAFVQGFFPTVTRQAANSAVRFTTYSALKHWLTNPEDSEYGRLSAVWGFGLGLLSSGAMVLATQPIDVVKTRLQSIHGIKEYRSSLQCAYKIFVEEGVMTFWAGTLPRFCKAGLSGAIIFGTYESVSNVLNAASQKKPFPPGEE; via the exons ATGTCGCGGCCATTGAAT aatGAAGAT TCATTGCTGACTGCCACCTTGGCAGGCGTTACTGCAGGACTTGTCCAGTCCTCTCTAACTT ACCCCTTCGAGTTCATGAAGACGTCGCTCCAGCTGCGACGAAACCTtcctggagcagcagcatgggTCCCCCCGGACTTTGGAAAGGTTTACTTCACTGGTCTGTCCGCCGTGGCCATTGGAGCCGCTACCAAGGCTGTTGTCCGAGTCTCTACCTTCACGGCCTTCTCCAAGTTCATGGCCGACGAAGACAACAGAACCACTGCTCCCCGAGTGGTCACTGCAGGTCTGCTCACGGGTATTACCGAGAGTTTCATTGTGGTTCCTTTCGAATCCATTAAGACTACAATGATCAACCGAGTCCAGGTTGCCGCAGGCAAACCTGTTGCTGTGCCTCCTACTGAGATAAAGCTTCCGGAGAAACCTGAGACTGCTGCCAAGGGACCTGTTGAGACTGCTCCCGTCACtatcaaggacaagaaacGTGTTGCTCGACCTACGGGAACCATCAAGCCTCCCACCGTCCACTATGGCCAGATTGATACCTCAGTCTCCGGACTCCTGGGcaacatcaaggagatgtATAAGGACCGAGGCATTCGAGCCTTTGTCCAGGGTTTCTTTCCCACTGTCACCCGACAGGCCGCAAACTCCGCCGTTCGATTCACCACATACTCGGCCCTCAAGCACTGGCTTACTAACCCCGAAGACAGCGAATACGGCCGTCTCAGCGCCGTATGGGGCTTTGGTCTCGGCCTGCTGTCTTCTGGAGCCATGGTCCTCGCCACACAGCCAATTGATGTCGTCAAGACCCGTCTACAGTCCATCCACGGTATCAAGGAGTATCGATCGTCATTGCAGTGTGCCTACAAGATTtttgtggaggagggagtTATGACATTCTGGGCCGGTACTCTGCCTCGGTTCTGCAAGGCCGGTCTTAGTGGTGCCATCATTTTCGGAACCTACGAGAGTGTCAGCAACGTCCTTAACGCTGCCTCTCAGAAGAAGCCTTTCCCCCCTGGAGAGGAATAG
- a CDS encoding uncharacterized protein (Compare to YALI0F20988g, similar to uniprot|P25375 Saccharomyces cerevisiae YCL057W Saccharolysin (EC 3.4.24.37) (Protease D) (Proteinase yscD) (Oligopeptidase YSCD)), with the protein MLRHGTRVNLILRHSPHLPPRTAPTLHRYITTRVSVQAPAKVNCTRPTTTTTSRVPKFASRTLATTSTPPDLASVIAAVKMSTPPQQPPNWKYTPEEVKKSANDMAASFKKLDDQIGAIPIEEATYENTIVPQLELENTTALPRNQLTFFQHVSADKELREASAEAEKILMDASVESTMRHDVFQRVEAVHKQLEELKKTLDPEYIRAIEKMYKGYVRSGLGLPEETRKEVEALNKRKGELAIKFSNNLSNDTSFLAFTAEELEGVPKDVTDGFEKTEDGKLKMTFQYPDLFPVLRSAKNPEVRKKAFLGDQNRVKDLNTPLLKETVEIRTKLANLLGYRHHCDYVLEDRMAKKYENVMPFLEDLKERIKPQGEKDIAELLPIKKADYEAQGKSADYKDVLYVWETRYYLNKLLEDQFKIDQEKIAEYFPLQNVLDKSLAFFENLFSLKFVETPKDQASTWHEDVKQYAVWKYDTAEPVFVGWFYLDLHPRPNKYGHAANFGIGPGFTDLKDGSRTYPATSLVCNFTKPTAEKPSLLKHSEVTTFFHELGHGIHDLMGTTKLSRFHGTSVSWDFVECPSQMLEFWTWEPEQIKHFSAHYKDGSKMSDETIKSLVATKHVCDGLHYLRQVHFAMFDFGLHNKGIKDTPADLDKTWNDMREEIALVKNDGESMAGYSTFGHIMGGYDSGYYGYLWSEVFAADIYYTRFKDDPMSTKSGLDYRKAILDRGGSRDEIEGLKEVLGREPNNDAFLKELGIAA; encoded by the coding sequence ATGCTAAGACACGGCACTCGCGTGAATCTTATCTTGCGACACTCCCCGCATTTGCCACCTCGAACCGCACCAACTCTACACAGGTATATAACCACTAGAGTGTCCGTTCAAGCCCCCGCAAAGGTCAATTGTACTCGTCCcaccactaccaccacGTCGCGAGTCCCCAAGTTTGCTTCCCGAACTCTTGCAACTACCAGCACTCCTCCTGACCTCGCCTCTGTCATCGCCGCCGTGAAAATGTCCACACCTCCCCAGCAGCCCCCCAACTGGAAGTACACTCCCGAGGAGGTTAAGAAATCCGCCAATGACATGGCTGCTTCTttcaagaagctggatgACCAGATTGGAGCCATCCCCATCGAGGAGGCCACCTATGAGAACACAATTGTGCCCCAGCTGGAGCTCGAAAACACCACAGCTCTGCCCCGAAACCAGCTGACCTTCTTCCAGCATGTTTCTGCCGACAAGGAACTCCGAGAGGCCTCtgccgaggctgagaagaTTCTCATGGACGCCTCTGTCGAGTCCACTATGCGACACGACGTCTTCCAGCGAGTTGAGGCTGTCCACAAGCAGCTTgaagagctcaagaagaccctCGACCCCGAGTACATCCGAGCTATTGAGAAGATGTACAAGGGCTATGTGCGATCCGGTCTGGGTCTGCCCGAAGAGACCCGAAAGGAGGTCGAGGCTCTCAACAAGCGAAAGGGAGAGCTTGCCATCAAGTTCTCCAACAACCTGTCTAACGACACGTCCTTCCTAGCATTCACTGCTGAGGAGCTTGAGGGAGTCCCCAAGGACGTTACCGACGGCTTTGAGAAGACCGAGGACGGCAAGCTGAAGATGACTTTCCAGTACCCCGATTTGTTTCCCGTGCTGCGATCCGCTAAGAACCCTGAAGTCCGAAAGAAAGCCTTCCTTGGCGACCAGAACCGAGTCAAGGACCTCAACACTCctcttctcaaggagaccgTCGAAATCCGAACCAAACTAGCAAACCTGCTCGGGTACCGACACCACTGTGACTATGTGCTTGAGGACCGAATGGCCAAGAAGTACGAGAACGTCATGCCTTTCCTggaggacctcaaggagcgaaTCAAGCCCCAGGGAGAGAAGGACATTGCTGAGCTGCTGCCTATCAAGAAGGCTGACTACGAAGCCCAGGGCAAGTCTGCCGACTACAAGGACGTCCTTTATGTGTGGGAGACCCGATACTACCTCAACaagcttctggaggaccAATTCAAGATCGACCAGGAGAAGATTGCCGAATACTTCCCTCTGCAGAATGTTCTCGACAAATCTCTGGCCTTCTTTGAGAACCTATTCTCTCTCAAGTTCGTCGAGACACCCAAGGACCAGGCCTCCACCTGGCATGAGGATGTCAAGCAGTACGCTGTGTGGAAGTACGACACTGCTGAGCCTGTCTTCGTCGGATGGTTCTATCTTGATCTGCACCCTCGACCCAACAAGTACGGCCATGCTGCCAATTTTGGCATTGGTCCCGGTTTCACCGACCTGAAGGATGGTTCTCGAACCTATCCCGCCACCTCTCTGGTCTGCAACTTCACCAAACCCACCGCTGAGAAGccctctcttctcaagCACTCCGAGGTGACTACCTTCTTCCACGAGCTTGGCCACGGTATCCACGATCTCATGGGCACCACCAAACTGTCTCGATTCCACGGTACCTCAGTCTCATGGGACTTTGTCGAGTGTCCTTCTCAGATGCTCGAGTTCTGGACCTGGGAGCCTGAGCAGATCAAGCACTTTTCCGCTCACTACAAGGACGGCTCCAAGATGTCTGACGAGACAATCAAATCTCTGGTTGCCACCAAGCACGTCTGTGACGGCCTGCACTACCTGCGACAGGTCCATTTTGCCATGTTCGACTTTGGTCTTCACAACAAGGGTATCAAGGATACTCCTGCCGATCTGGACAAGACCTGGAACGACATGCGAGAGGAAATTGCTCTGGTCAAGAACGATGGTGAGTCCATGGCAGGCTACTCTACTTTCGGCCATATTATGGGCGGTTATGACTCTGGTTACTACGGTTACCTGTGGTCTGAAGTCTTTGCTGCCGACATCTACTACACTCGGTTCAAGGACGACCCCATGAGCACCAAGAGTGGTCTTGACTACAGAAAGGCTATTCTTGACCGAGGTGGATCTCgggacgagattgagggtctcaaggaggttCTTGGACGAGAGCCCAACAATGATGCTTtcctcaaggagctcggTATTGCCGCCTAA
- a CDS encoding uncharacterized protein (Compare to YALI0F21010g, similar to Saccharomyces cerevisiae ADE5,7 (YGL234W); ancestral locus Anc_3.557, uniprot|Q99148 Yarrowia lipolytica Bifunctional purine biosynthetic protein ADE1) produces the protein MSLRILLVGNGGREHALAWKLAQSPLVERIFVAPGNGGTDNPQGKIENIAIGSSQKDFAKLVEFAQSKDVGLVIPGPEQPLVEGIETHFRKVGIPVFGPSEKAAVMEGSKTFSKDFMKKHNIPTAAFENFTDYNKAVDYVKKVGHRVVIKASGLAAGKGVLIPTSTEEAIAAVKEVMQDKAFGEAGDEVVIEEFLEGDELSILAFSDGYTVVDMPPAQDHKRIGDGDQGLNTGGMGAYCPAPIGTPALLQEIKESILQPTIDGMRRDGIPFVGMLFTGIMLTPDGKPKVLEYNVRFGDPETQTILPLLSDDTDLAEVMLACVERRLDAVTLRVKPDAHAVTVVMSAGGYPESYKKGDAITVGGLPEQTYIFHAGTASENGQVITAGGRVIASTAVAPTLKDAVAQAYKGADAVEFNGKYNRKDIAYKAFRDAEKTSGGITYAQAGVSIDNGNKLVQQIKEKVKSTARPGTDSVIGGFGGLFDLKAAGFRDPLLVGATDGVGTKLKIAQSIDKHDTVGIDLVAMNVNDLVVQGAEPLVFLDYYATGKLDVNAAAAFVGGVADGCIQAGCALIGGETAEMPGIYYGNDYDANGTSIGAVERDAVLPRMDEIAKGDAILGLASSGVHSNGFSLVRKIIEHAGLTYTDACPWDQSKSLGEALLTPTRIYVKQLLPVINAKLTSALAHITGGGLVENIPRILPENYSAKIDVSTWPLPPVFQWLGKAGNVPKEDISKTLNMGIGMILVVKQEKVAEVTQLLEKVGEKVYQIGEIVPDNDVDEKTVLINTENWY, from the coding sequence ATGAGCCTTCGAATTCTGCTGGTTGGCAACGGTGGCCGAGAGCACGCCCTTGCATGGAAGCTGGCTCAGTCTCCTCTGGTGGAGCGAATCTTTGTTGCCCCCGGAAACGGAGGAACCGACAACCCCCAGGGAAAGATCGAGAACATTGCGATTGGCTCTTCCCAGAAGGACTTCGCCAAGCTCGTCGAGTTTGCCCAGTCCAAGGATGTTGGTCTCGTCATTCCCGGTCCCGAACAGCCTCTGGTCGAGGGAATTGAGACCCACTTCCGAAAGGTTGGTATCCCCGTCTTTGGCCCTTCTGAGAAGGCTGCCGTCATGGAGGGCTCCAAGACTTTCTCCAAGGACTTCATGAAGAAGCACAACATCCCCACCGCCGCGTTTGAGAACTTCACTGACTACAACAAGGCCGTGGACTacgtcaagaaggtggGCCACCGAGTCGTAATCAAGGCTTCTGGTCTGGCTGCAGGCAAGGGCGTGCTCATTCCCACCTccaccgaggaggccatTGCCGCCGTCAAGGAGGTTATGCAGGACAAGGCCTTTGGCGAGGCTGGTGACGAGGTTGTCATCGAGGAGTTCCTCGAGGGAGACGAGCTCTCCATTCTGGCTTTCTCCGACGGTTACACTGTCGTTGACATGCCCCCCGCCCAGGACCACAAGCGAATTGGCGATGGCGACCAGGGACTTAACACCGGCGGAATGGGTGCTTACTGCCCTGCTCCCATCGGTACCcctgctcttctccaggagatcaaggagtCCATTCTCCAGCCCACCATTGACGGTATGCGACGAGACGGTATCCCCTTTGTCGGTATGCTCTTCACTGGAATCATGCTGACTCCCGACGGAAAGCCTAAGGTGCTCGAATACAATGTCCGGTTCGGTGACCCTGAGACCCAGACCATTCTGCCTCTGCTTTCGGACGATACCGATCTGGCCGAAGTCATGCTTGCCTGTGTTGAGCGACGACTTGATGCCGTCACTCTGCGAGTCAAGCCTGATGCGCACGCCGTCACCGTCGTCATGTCTGCCGGCGGATACCCCGAGAGCTACAAGAAGGGCGACGCTATCACTGTCGGTGGTCTCCCCGAGCAGACTTACATTTTCCACGCTGGAACCGCCTCCGAGAATGGCCAGGTCATCACTGCCGGCGGTCGAGTCATTGCATCTACCGCTGTTGCTCCCACTCTGAAGGACGCTGTTGCCCAGGCCTACAAGGGAGCCGACGCTGTTGAGTTTAACGGCAAGTACAACCGAAAGGACATTGCTTACAAGGCCTTCCGAGACGCTGAGAAGACCTCTGGAGGAATCACCTATGCTCAGGCGGGCGTCTCCATCGACAACGGTAACAAGCTCGTTCAGCAAATTaaggagaaggtcaagTCCACCGCTCGACCCGGAACCGATTCCGTCATTGGCGGCTTCGGAGGTCTCTTTgatctcaaggctgctggATTCCGAGACCCTCTACTGGTTGGAGCCACCGACGGTGTTGGAACCAAGCTCAAGATTGCCCAGTCCATCGACAAGCATGACACTGTTGGTATCGATCTTGTTGCCATGAACGTCAACGATCTGGTTGTCCAGGGAGCCGAGCCTCTGGTCTTCCTCGACTACTACGCTACCGGAAAGCTCGATGTCAACGCCGCTGCTGCctttgttggtggtgttgctgACGGCTGTATCCAGGCTGGCTGTGCTCTCATTGGTGGAGAGACAGCCGAGATGCCTGGCATCTACTACGGCAACGACTACGACGCTAACGGAACCTCCATCGGTGCTGTTGAGCGAGACGCCGTTCTCCCTCGAATGGacgagattgccaaggGAGACGCCATTCTCGGTCTCGCCTCCTCCGGTGTCCACTCCAACGGTTTCTCTCTGGTTCGAAAGATCATTGAGCATGCCGGTCTCACATACACTGACGCCTGCCCTTGGGACCAGTCCAAGTCGCTCGGCGAGGCTCTTCTGACCCCCACTCGAATCTACGTCAAGCAGCTTCTGCCCGTCATTAACGCCAAGCTGACTTCTGCTTTGGCCCATATTACCGGTGGAGGTCTGGTCGAGAACATTCCTCGAATCCTGCCTGAAAACTATTCCGCCAAGATTGACGTTTCCACCTGGCCTCTTCCTCCCGTGTTCCAGTGGCTCGGAAAGGCTGGTAAtgtgcccaaggaggacatcTCCAAGACCCTCAACATGGGTATCGGCATGATTCTGGTTGtcaagcaggagaaggTTGCTGAGGTGAcccagctgctcgagaagGTTGGCGAGAAGGTGTACCAGATTGGAGAGATTGTTCCTGACAACGatgttgacgagaagactGTTCTTATCAACACCGAGAACTGGTACTAA
- a CDS encoding uncharacterized protein (Compare to YALI0F21032g, uniprot|Q9UUU4 Yarrowia lipolytica ATP-dependent RNA helicase, similar to Saccharomyces cerevisiae DHH1 (YDL160C); ancestral locus Anc_7.336) yields MSEWKESLNVPKKDTRHKTEDVTATKGTGFEDFFLKRELLMGIFEAGFENPSPIQEEAIPIALAGRDILARAKNGTGKTAAFVIPALQQVNPKVNKIQALIMVPTRELALQTSQVCKTLGKHLGIKVMVTTGGTNLRDDIMRLEDTVHVLVGTPGRVLDLAGKGVADLSESPMFIMDEADKLLSPDFTPIIEQVLHFFPEDRQILLFSATFPLTVKAFMDRNLHKPYEINLMDELTLRGITQYYAFVDEKQKLHCLNTLFSKLDINQSIIFCNSTVRVELLARKITELGYSCYYSHAKMIQSHRNRVFHEFRNGTCRNLVCSDLLTRGIDIQAVNVVINFDFPKNAETYLHRIGRSGRFGHLGIAINLINWNDRYNLYKIEQELGTEIKPIPAQIDKNLYVAESSENIPRPFPIADMPRGKESKRNEQFQPQQNQNQQQQQDGQNQHSLGPVPPQGPPQGIPGPGYGYPPPQGFPQGMPPQGMPPQGAGGYMPPTPYGYQQQGFPPQPPQGFNNGQPQQPSQ; encoded by the coding sequence ATGTCTGAGTGGAAAGAGTCGTTAAACGTGCCCAAAAAGGACACGCGTCACAAAACCGAAGATGTGACCGCCACAAAGGGTACAGGGTTCGAGGACTTTTTCCTCAAACGAGAGCTGCTCATGGGCATCTTTGAAGCAGGATTCGAAAACCCCTCGCCCATTCAGGAAGAGGCGATCCCCATTGCCCTCGCAGGCCGAGATATTCTGGCCCGAGCCAAGAACGGAACCGGCAAGACCGCCGCGTTTGTGATCCCAGCCCTCCAGCAGGTCAACCCCAAAGTTAACAAGATCCAGGCGCTTATCATGGTGCCCACCCGAGAGCTGGCACTCCAGACCTCACAGGTTTGCAAGACCCTAGGCAAGCATCTTGGCATCAAGGTCATGGTCACCACCGGTGGCACCAACCTCAGAGACGACATTATGCGTCTGGAAGACACGGTACACGTGTTGGTCGGCACTCCCGGCCGAGTGCTGGATCTAGCAGGAAAGGGCGTCGCTGATCTCAGCGAGTCGCCCATGTTTATTATGGACGAGGCCGACAAGTTGCTGTCGCCGGACTTCACACCCATCATCGAGCAGGTGCTCCATTTCTTCCCTGAGGACCGTCAGATCCTGCTCTTCTCCGCCACCTTCCCTCTGACTGTCAAGGCCTTTATGGACCGAAACCTGCACAAGCCTTACGAAATCAACCTGATGGACGAGCTGACCCTAAGAGGTATCACGCAGTACTACGCCTTTGTCGACGAGAAACAGAAGCTGCATTGTCTCAACACGCTCTTTTCTAAGCTCGACATCAACCAGTCCATCATTTTCTGCAACTCCACTGTGCGAGTTGAGCTACTTGCCCGAAAGATCACTGAGCTGGGATACTCATGTTACTACTCCCACGCCAAGATGATCCAGAGCCATCGAAACCGAGTCTTCCATGAGTTCCGAAACGGCACGTGCCGAAACCTCGTCTGTTCCGATTTGCTTACCCGAGGTATCGATATCCAGGCCGTCAACGTGGTCATCAACTTTGACTTCCCTAAGAACGCCGAGACCTATCTCCATCGAATTGGTCGATCTGGACGATTTGGCCATCTCGGTATTGCCATCAACCTCATTAACTGGAACGACCGATACAACCTGTACAAGATTGAGCAGGAACTTGGAACTGAGATCAAGCCCATCCCTGCCCAGATCGACAAGAACCTCTACGTTGCCGAGTCCAGCGAGAACATCCCCCGACCCTTCCCCATTGCTGATATGCCTCGAGGCAAGGAGAGTAAGCGAAACGAGCAATTCCAGCCccagcagaaccagaaccagcagcagcaacaggacGGTCAAAACCAGCACTCTCTGGGTCCCGTACCTCCCCAGGGTCCTCCTCAGGGCATTCCCGGCCCCGGATACGGctaccctcctcctcagggCTTCCCTCAGGGAATGCCTCCTCAGGGAATGCCTCCTCAGGGAGCCGGCGGCTACATGCCCCCTACTCCCTATGGttaccagcagcagggctTCCCTCCTCAGCCGCCACAGGGCTTCAACAATGGccagccccagcagccGTCGCAGTAA